In the genome of Bacillus sp. S3, one region contains:
- the rbsK gene encoding ribokinase, giving the protein MNLKPKITVVGSINMDLVTITNQLPKMGETLMGSQFKMNPGGKGANQAVAAARLGADVRMIGCVGNDSFGQTLKQHLHDEGVNVSDVEPVTGQTGTATIVVSGGDNCIMVVPGANERVTASFVESKREVIAESDILILQLEIPLEGVQKAVEIASEHDVTVILNPAPIRELPAELIKNINYLTPNEHEYMLLQKGLTETELKEKVILTKGSQGVAFYKEDKEVSIPAYQVNVVDTTGAGDSFNGGFAVALGSGLSVSEASRFGNAVAALSTTKLGAQTGMPRKEEVEVFRKQFEGNEPR; this is encoded by the coding sequence ATGAACCTCAAACCAAAAATAACGGTTGTGGGGAGCATTAATATGGATCTAGTAACGATCACAAATCAGCTCCCCAAAATGGGAGAAACACTCATGGGAAGTCAATTTAAAATGAATCCAGGCGGGAAAGGGGCAAACCAAGCAGTTGCCGCCGCCAGACTTGGAGCAGATGTCCGCATGATTGGCTGCGTGGGTAATGACAGCTTTGGTCAAACACTGAAACAACACCTCCACGATGAGGGGGTCAATGTAAGTGATGTGGAACCGGTTACAGGTCAAACTGGAACAGCGACAATTGTTGTTTCAGGCGGCGATAATTGTATCATGGTCGTCCCTGGCGCGAATGAACGGGTTACTGCATCATTTGTGGAATCTAAGCGGGAGGTCATTGCTGAAAGCGATATTCTTATTTTACAGCTGGAAATCCCTTTAGAGGGTGTTCAAAAGGCAGTGGAAATTGCAAGTGAACATGACGTTACGGTTATTTTAAACCCGGCGCCCATCCGCGAACTCCCAGCCGAACTTATTAAAAACATAAATTATCTCACGCCGAATGAACATGAATACATGCTTTTACAAAAAGGGCTGACCGAAACCGAGCTGAAAGAAAAGGTCATCCTAACAAAAGGCAGTCAAGGCGTAGCCTTTTATAAGGAAGACAAAGAGGTCTCCATTCCAGCTTACCAGGTAAACGTTGTCGATACGACAGGGGCAGGTGATTCCTTTAATGGGGGATTTGCGGTTGCACTTGGTTCAGGCCTTTCAGTCTCAGAAGCTTCCCGATTTGGGAATGCAGTTGCCGCCTTGTCCACCACCAAGCTTGGTGCCCAGACAGGCATGCCTAGAAAAGAAGAAGTAGAAGTGTTTAGGAAGCAATTCGAAGGAAATGAACCAAGATAA
- the rihC gene encoding ribonucleoside hydrolase RihC — MTKRPIIIDTDPGIDDAVAIAAALFSEELDLRLITTVAGNVSLEKVTNNALRLLTFFNKNVPVAMGADRPLIKEPIDASDIHGESGMGGYEFEEPSYDLLLKENAVTAMYNVIMSSEEPVTLVPIAPLTNIALLLKTYPEVKKNIAEIVMMGGSTARGNAGVMAEFNVYADPEAAKVVFQSGVPMVMVGLDCGLKALVYPEDSQQLKVMNKTGDMIYHLFSKYRGGSMKTGLKMYDSCAIAYLLRPEMFDVAETFVDVEINGSLTSGCTVVDLKGYLGKPSNAKVCTDINPEMFKEWFMESLSHCI; from the coding sequence ATGACAAAAAGACCTATTATTATTGACACAGATCCTGGAATTGATGATGCAGTTGCCATTGCCGCGGCACTATTTAGTGAAGAATTAGATCTTCGCTTAATTACAACCGTAGCCGGCAACGTCAGCCTTGAAAAAGTAACCAATAATGCCTTGCGCCTGCTTACATTTTTCAACAAAAATGTCCCTGTTGCGATGGGAGCCGATCGGCCGCTGATTAAAGAGCCAATTGACGCTAGTGATATTCATGGGGAAAGCGGAATGGGCGGATATGAATTTGAAGAGCCGTCCTACGACCTTCTTTTAAAAGAAAATGCTGTAACTGCTATGTATAACGTGATTATGTCTAGTGAAGAGCCAGTAACCCTTGTTCCGATTGCGCCATTAACTAATATTGCGCTGCTGTTAAAAACATATCCAGAAGTGAAGAAAAATATTGCCGAAATCGTTATGATGGGTGGTTCCACAGCTCGCGGCAATGCAGGAGTAATGGCTGAGTTCAACGTGTATGCCGATCCTGAAGCAGCAAAAGTCGTCTTCCAAAGCGGAGTACCGATGGTCATGGTTGGTTTGGACTGTGGGTTGAAAGCACTTGTATATCCTGAGGACAGCCAACAATTGAAAGTGATGAACAAGACAGGGGACATGATTTACCATTTGTTTAGTAAATATCGCGGCGGCAGCATGAAAACAGGGCTTAAGATGTACGATAGCTGTGCCATTGCCTATTTATTAAGACCGGAAATGTTTGACGTGGCCGAAACATTTGTGGATGTTGAGATTAATGGTTCTTTGACCTCTGGCTGTACTGTAGTCGATTTAAAAGGTTACCTAGGAAAACCAAGCAATGCAAAGGTTTGTACCGATATTAATCCGGAGATGTTTAAAGAGTGGTTCATGGAGAGCTTATCGCATTGTATTTAA
- the dcuC gene encoding C4-dicarboxylate transporter DcuC: protein MGANLVMYASAAIAVAVVIYMLIKKMDIKISLFLMGILLILLSLAMGKEIAVKDFVSTGSFLLDPLQVIVQQFKETFGAAGFVILMLGGYTAYMSAIGANDVTVNVLTKPISKFKSVYVLVPVVFLLGNLLSLVIPSASNLAIILLATLFPVLKRAGMSSLTAAAIIATSATIIPTPLGSDNVAIAQELAKHNLFANLTVTDYVFKYHALVSIPTLIFIALVHFFWQRRMDKKAAAKSGAETEANIKVEQAAVINGGRLYKTVYALLPIFPIVLLLAAYGIQLTAGTAINISVEVATIVSFILAIICELVRTKGNKKVLADTETFFKGMGGAMSIVALLVAASVFVTGLKSIGLIDALQQSMQNTQGKGVDFILPLILVAVTALITLLSGSGLALFFAMVPLVVPLAEAAGINPIAISVPMGLAGNLFRAVSPVAAVVLIVAGTVKVEPIEIVKRTSVPMIAGAVFMFILSMIIFM, encoded by the coding sequence ATGGGAGCCAACCTTGTAATGTATGCATCTGCCGCAATAGCGGTAGCAGTCGTTATTTATATGTTAATTAAAAAGATGGATATTAAAATTTCCCTTTTCTTAATGGGGATTCTGCTCATTTTGCTTAGTCTGGCGATGGGCAAAGAAATAGCAGTGAAGGATTTTGTCTCAACAGGATCATTCTTGCTCGATCCGCTTCAAGTAATTGTCCAGCAATTTAAAGAGACTTTTGGTGCAGCTGGATTTGTCATCCTTATGCTGGGCGGTTATACAGCATATATGTCTGCCATTGGTGCAAACGATGTTACGGTAAATGTGTTAACCAAGCCGATTTCAAAGTTTAAGTCTGTCTATGTCTTAGTGCCGGTTGTATTTTTACTAGGAAATTTACTTTCCCTTGTTATTCCTAGTGCGTCAAACTTAGCCATTATTTTACTAGCGACATTATTTCCAGTATTAAAACGAGCAGGGATGTCATCATTGACAGCGGCTGCAATTATCGCAACCTCTGCAACGATCATTCCGACCCCATTGGGAAGTGATAATGTTGCAATTGCTCAGGAATTGGCCAAGCACAATTTATTCGCAAATTTAACGGTTACAGATTATGTTTTTAAATACCATGCACTTGTCTCTATTCCTACGTTGATTTTTATCGCACTTGTTCATTTCTTTTGGCAAAGAAGAATGGATAAAAAGGCAGCGGCTAAATCCGGAGCGGAAACAGAGGCAAACATTAAAGTAGAGCAGGCAGCGGTTATTAACGGCGGCAGATTATATAAAACAGTGTATGCGTTACTGCCAATTTTCCCTATTGTGCTTCTCTTAGCTGCGTATGGAATTCAGCTAACTGCTGGGACGGCTATCAATATTAGTGTTGAAGTTGCGACGATTGTCTCCTTTATTCTTGCTATCATCTGTGAGTTAGTCAGAACCAAAGGAAATAAGAAAGTGTTAGCGGACACCGAAACCTTTTTTAAAGGCATGGGCGGAGCGATGTCGATTGTCGCTTTGTTAGTGGCTGCATCTGTTTTTGTAACCGGTTTAAAATCAATTGGATTAATTGATGCGCTTCAACAATCGATGCAAAATACCCAAGGAAAAGGGGTAGATTTCATTTTACCGCTCATATTAGTTGCTGTAACAGCACTGATTACATTATTAAGCGGCAGCGGCCTGGCACTGTTCTTCGCAATGGTTCCTTTAGTTGTTCCATTAGCAGAAGCGGCTGGAATCAACCCTATTGCTATTTCCGTGCCAATGGGATTAGCAGGCAACTTATTTAGAGCAGTATCGCCAGTAGCAGCAGTCGTATTAATTGTTGCGGGAACGGTGAAGGTAGAGCCGATTGAAATCGTGAAAAGGACGTCAGTCCCTATGATTGCAGGCGCGGTATTTATGTTTATTTTATCAATGATCATTTTTATGTAA
- a CDS encoding YbaK family protein, whose product MTVITTFKEKRREKQIKYERSVLKELSINTLKERVRHYFGSTKIASSFAMNTGIEEACYDVALEAFLLGAKFSKFGYYGEDMEAVRLRCFREEKHLIDTLYNFLLYWGNGEEGTMSESLYYLCEQYIHVWWREGYEKGQRRHKLRLH is encoded by the coding sequence GTGACTGTGATTACAACCTTTAAAGAAAAAAGACGGGAAAAACAAATAAAATACGAGCGCTCCGTACTGAAGGAGCTATCGATCAATACGCTGAAAGAAAGAGTACGCCATTACTTTGGTTCGACAAAAATTGCCTCAAGCTTTGCGATGAACACAGGAATCGAGGAAGCCTGTTATGATGTTGCACTGGAAGCCTTCCTGTTAGGAGCGAAATTCAGTAAGTTTGGCTATTATGGCGAGGATATGGAAGCAGTACGCTTACGCTGCTTTCGCGAAGAAAAACACCTCATCGATACGCTCTATAACTTTTTACTCTATTGGGGAAATGGAGAAGAAGGCACGATGAGCGAATCACTTTATTATTTATGTGAGCAATATATTCATGTTTGGTGGCGGGAGGGCTACGAAAAAGGCCAAAGACGCCACAAACTCCGCCTTCACTGA
- the cwlD gene encoding N-acetylmuramoyl-L-alanine amidase CwlD: protein MLKRKWKIISFIAGLVVLFFILQHDFSENNSWKSWNLPLSGKIILLDAGHGGPDGGAGTGDTLEKDIALEITKKVRDYLQEQGALVIMTREKDEDLADEGTKGYSRRKVADLKKRLKIINTSDHDLFVSIHLNAIPSARWSGAQTFYAPHHKQNARAAKFIQDELRRNLENTTRKAKPINQVYILKHAKKPGILVEVGFLSNPGEKALLKKDDYQEKVAASINMGVLRYFTNEKELKETD, encoded by the coding sequence GTGTTAAAACGTAAATGGAAAATCATCAGCTTTATTGCGGGATTAGTTGTTTTATTTTTTATATTACAACATGATTTTTCCGAAAATAATTCATGGAAATCGTGGAATCTCCCATTATCAGGGAAAATCATCCTATTAGATGCAGGTCATGGCGGCCCGGATGGCGGTGCCGGCACCGGTGATACCCTTGAAAAGGATATCGCTTTGGAGATCACGAAGAAAGTCAGGGATTATCTTCAGGAACAAGGGGCGCTTGTCATCATGACAAGGGAAAAGGATGAAGATTTAGCAGACGAAGGAACAAAAGGATATAGCCGAAGAAAAGTGGCAGACTTGAAAAAGAGATTAAAGATAATCAATACATCAGACCATGACCTCTTTGTCAGCATTCATTTAAATGCAATTCCATCTGCAAGATGGAGCGGCGCCCAAACGTTCTATGCCCCACACCATAAGCAGAATGCCAGGGCAGCGAAGTTTATTCAGGATGAATTGCGCAGGAACTTGGAGAACACAACAAGGAAAGCCAAGCCGATCAACCAAGTCTATATTTTAAAACATGCTAAAAAGCCGGGTATACTGGTGGAAGTGGGCTTTCTTTCTAATCCTGGTGAAAAGGCATTATTAAAGAAAGATGACTATCAGGAAAAAGTGGCAGCATCCATTAACATGGGAGTCTTGCGCTATTTTACGAATGAAAAGGAACTAAAAGAAACAGATTAA
- a CDS encoding Mrp/NBP35 family ATP-binding protein — MLTDVRIREVLGGLKEPFLHKTLAELNAIEEIKIKEEKNHVSVKVQIARTGTSEQLQLQTQIVNLLKEAGAATVGIRFSELPEEVLAANRQAEPEKEKNLLNSTDTTFIAIASGKGGVGKSTVSVNLAVALARLGKKVGLIDADIYGFSVPDMMGITKRPVVRGEKIIPVERFGVQVISMGFFVEDNAPIIWRGPMLGKMLNSFFNEVEWGEIDYLLLDLPPGTGDVALDVHTMLPACKEIIVTTPHPTAAFVAARAGAMALRTEHEVLGVIENMAYFESKLTGEKEYVFGRGGGDKLAEELNTEVLGRLPLNQPDWNDDDFAPSVYQEDHQIGKIYLEIAEKVASLLKK; from the coding sequence ATGTTAACAGATGTGAGAATCCGTGAGGTTCTTGGCGGCCTCAAAGAACCATTTTTACATAAAACATTAGCAGAACTAAATGCTATTGAGGAAATTAAAATTAAAGAGGAAAAAAACCATGTCAGTGTGAAGGTGCAGATCGCCAGAACCGGTACAAGTGAACAGCTGCAGCTGCAAACGCAAATCGTTAACCTTTTAAAAGAAGCCGGGGCGGCAACAGTCGGTATTCGTTTTAGCGAGCTTCCAGAAGAAGTACTAGCTGCTAACCGCCAGGCAGAGCCCGAAAAAGAGAAGAATCTTCTTAATTCAACAGATACGACTTTTATTGCGATTGCCAGTGGAAAAGGCGGGGTAGGGAAATCAACCGTTTCTGTGAACCTTGCTGTCGCACTGGCCCGCTTAGGGAAAAAGGTCGGCTTGATTGATGCGGATATTTACGGTTTCAGCGTACCTGATATGATGGGTATTACAAAACGGCCTGTTGTACGCGGTGAAAAGATTATCCCTGTTGAACGTTTCGGTGTACAAGTTATTTCGATGGGTTTCTTTGTGGAAGACAATGCCCCAATTATTTGGCGCGGACCAATGCTTGGAAAAATGTTAAACAGTTTCTTCAATGAGGTGGAGTGGGGAGAAATTGATTATTTACTATTAGATTTACCGCCGGGAACAGGAGACGTTGCCCTTGATGTTCACACGATGCTTCCTGCATGTAAGGAAATCATCGTCACGACACCGCATCCAACGGCTGCCTTTGTTGCTGCCCGTGCAGGTGCAATGGCTCTAAGGACCGAGCATGAGGTGCTTGGTGTCATTGAGAACATGGCCTATTTTGAAAGTAAGCTTACAGGCGAAAAGGAATATGTATTCGGCCGCGGCGGCGGAGATAAATTAGCTGAGGAATTAAATACAGAGGTTCTTGGCCGCTTGCCGCTTAACCAGCCTGATTGGAACGATGATGACTTTGCTCCATCCGTTTATCAGGAAGATCACCAAATCGGAAAAATTTATTTAGAGATTGCTGAAAAGGTCGCAAGCCTTCTGAAAAAATAA
- the gerD gene encoding spore germination lipoprotein GerD translates to MKGKSMLLLLPVMLFLASCSATDTSSGGQIDYDQTKKMVVDILKTDDGKKAIQQVMDDDKMKEKLVMDQQVVATTIEQTLTSDKATEFWKKTFSDAKFAKGVAKNMRSENEKLLKDLMNDPEYRGMMIEVFKEPEIQKEMADALKSKEYREHLQKVISETLDSPLFRAKMEELLLKAAEETKSKSSSKDGGSDQGGSDNKSGGS, encoded by the coding sequence ATGAAAGGTAAAAGTATGTTGCTCCTCCTGCCCGTCATGTTATTTCTGGCAAGCTGTTCTGCTACTGATACAAGCAGCGGAGGGCAGATCGATTATGATCAAACGAAAAAAATGGTTGTGGATATTCTCAAAACAGATGATGGAAAAAAGGCCATTCAGCAAGTAATGGACGATGATAAGATGAAAGAAAAGCTGGTGATGGATCAACAAGTAGTCGCCACCACCATCGAACAAACCTTAACATCAGATAAGGCAACTGAATTTTGGAAAAAGACATTCAGCGATGCTAAATTTGCTAAAGGCGTTGCCAAAAACATGCGGTCCGAGAATGAAAAATTATTAAAGGATTTAATGAATGACCCAGAGTATAGAGGTATGATGATTGAAGTTTTTAAAGAACCTGAAATTCAGAAGGAAATGGCGGATGCCTTAAAAAGTAAGGAATACCGCGAGCATCTGCAAAAAGTCATTTCCGAAACCCTTGACAGTCCTCTGTTCCGAGCCAAAATGGAAGAATTACTGTTGAAGGCAGCTGAGGAAACAAAAAGCAAGTCCAGCAGCAAGGATGGGGGCTCGGATCAAGGCGGCAGCGACAATAAATCAGGCGGCAGTTAA
- a CDS encoding KinB-signaling pathway activation protein — MTSRNLVKLFKNTLVVGGVTTVIFGLFVRWHELQSFFIDFKILDIISAIAWLMLMGFLFSVISQMGFFAYLTIHRFGLGIFKSASLWNAVQIVLILFGLFDLVYLRYINFAKTGDSILPFFVPALLLLVVGLAVAWLKSKETNRAAFIPALFFMIVATLVEWVPVLRENAENWFYLMAIALLACNAYQLLILHKLNAQSEQERQSRIKQTGPVAEKNKKKKKMTKKPSI; from the coding sequence GTGACAAGCCGTAATTTGGTAAAGCTTTTTAAAAATACATTAGTTGTTGGCGGGGTCACGACAGTTATTTTTGGGTTGTTTGTTCGCTGGCATGAGCTGCAGTCTTTTTTTATTGATTTTAAAATCCTGGATATAATTTCAGCCATCGCTTGGTTAATGCTGATGGGCTTTCTCTTTAGTGTCATTAGTCAAATGGGCTTTTTTGCGTATTTAACCATCCATCGGTTTGGATTGGGCATCTTTAAATCCGCTTCCTTATGGAACGCTGTTCAAATCGTTCTTATTCTCTTTGGTCTGTTTGATCTCGTCTATTTACGGTATATCAACTTTGCCAAAACGGGTGACTCGATTTTGCCCTTTTTTGTACCAGCTCTCCTCTTATTAGTTGTCGGGCTGGCAGTGGCTTGGCTAAAAAGTAAGGAAACCAATCGTGCGGCGTTTATTCCGGCTTTGTTCTTTATGATTGTTGCTACATTAGTGGAGTGGGTTCCTGTTTTAAGGGAAAATGCTGAAAACTGGTTCTATTTAATGGCCATTGCTTTACTGGCTTGTAATGCATATCAATTATTAATTCTTCATAAATTGAATGCACAATCGGAGCAGGAAAGACAAAGTCGTATAAAACAAACTGGCCCTGTTGCAGAAAAGAATAAGAAAAAGAAGAAAATGACAAAAAAACCGTCCATCTAA
- the pdaB gene encoding polysaccharide deacetylase family sporulation protein PdaB: MNFFFVLNGKALKNVGLILIAAFFTAWFLYVENMAQIPVFSTKEGSKAIYRGEKDLALTFNIGWGDEKAEPILDILKKENVKSATFFLAGSWAERHPDTVSRIVKEGYEIGILGYDYEDYEDLEDGKIARDISKAQEAFTKLNVKDIKLLRAPTGHFDERTLKIAKRYGYTVVHWKVDSKDWQNPGVEKIVENVKKAEKGDIILLHASDAAKQTAKALPLILADIRQKGLKLVSVSEMIANGDVQSNEIR; encoded by the coding sequence ATGAATTTCTTTTTTGTATTAAACGGGAAGGCTTTAAAGAATGTAGGTTTGATTTTAATTGCCGCTTTTTTTACTGCTTGGTTTCTTTACGTGGAGAACATGGCACAAATTCCTGTCTTTTCAACTAAGGAGGGCTCTAAGGCTATTTATCGCGGAGAGAAAGACCTTGCGCTAACGTTCAATATTGGCTGGGGAGATGAAAAGGCTGAACCGATTTTAGATATATTAAAAAAGGAAAATGTGAAATCGGCTACCTTTTTCTTAGCAGGTTCTTGGGCTGAACGGCACCCCGACACAGTCAGCCGGATTGTAAAAGAGGGATATGAAATTGGTATTCTTGGCTATGACTATGAAGATTATGAGGATTTAGAAGATGGCAAAATTGCCAGGGATATTTCAAAAGCCCAAGAAGCATTTACAAAGTTAAATGTGAAGGATATTAAGCTTTTACGTGCACCGACAGGGCATTTCGATGAACGTACGCTGAAAATTGCCAAAAGGTATGGGTATACGGTTGTCCATTGGAAAGTTGATTCAAAGGATTGGCAAAATCCCGGGGTAGAAAAAATCGTTGAAAATGTAAAAAAAGCAGAAAAGGGGGATATTATTCTCCTGCACGCCTCAGATGCCGCTAAACAAACGGCAAAAGCCTTGCCGCTGATTTTAGCAGATATTCGACAAAAAGGATTAAAGCTCGTATCCGTTTCTGAAATGATCGCAAACGGGGACGTTCAATCAAACGAAATTAGGTAA
- the rocF gene encoding arginase has translation MSRKLSIIGMPMDLGQMRRGVDMGPSAIRYAGINERLTPLFDEIHDLGDIPIGRPEVVVDEESNLRNLDLVAEKTSMLAEKVDEAVQSGAFPLVLGGDHSIAIGTLAGVSKHFKNLGVIWYDAHGDLNTAETSPSGNIHGMPLAASIGLGHKKLTEIGGYAPKVKPENVVIIGARSLDEGERILIKEAGIKVYTMHEIDRMGMAKVMEETIAYLKERTDGVHLSLDLDGLDPSECPGVGTPVMGGISYRESHLAMEMLEEAKIITSAEFVEVNPILDEKNKTASVAVGLMGSLFGEKLL, from the coding sequence ATGAGCAGAAAACTTTCGATAATTGGGATGCCGATGGATTTAGGGCAAATGCGCCGCGGGGTTGATATGGGGCCGAGTGCCATCCGTTATGCAGGGATTAATGAACGACTAACACCTCTTTTTGATGAAATTCATGATTTAGGAGACATACCAATCGGGAGACCCGAAGTAGTTGTAGACGAAGAATCCAACTTGAGAAATTTAGATTTAGTGGCTGAAAAAACCTCCATGCTTGCTGAAAAGGTGGATGAAGCCGTGCAATCAGGTGCATTTCCACTGGTCCTTGGTGGTGACCATAGCATTGCAATCGGGACATTAGCCGGCGTTTCCAAACACTTCAAGAACCTTGGCGTGATTTGGTACGATGCCCACGGTGATTTGAATACAGCGGAGACAAGCCCGTCTGGAAACATCCATGGGATGCCCTTAGCAGCCAGCATTGGATTAGGGCACAAGAAATTAACGGAAATTGGCGGATACGCTCCAAAGGTTAAACCTGAGAATGTAGTAATCATTGGTGCCAGATCACTTGATGAAGGGGAAAGAATCTTAATTAAAGAAGCAGGAATAAAGGTTTATACGATGCACGAAATTGACCGGATGGGAATGGCGAAGGTTATGGAAGAAACGATTGCCTACCTTAAGGAAAGAACTGATGGTGTTCATCTCTCTCTTGATTTAGATGGTTTGGATCCAAGTGAATGTCCTGGTGTGGGTACACCGGTCATGGGCGGCATCAGCTACCGTGAAAGCCATCTGGCAATGGAAATGCTGGAAGAAGCAAAGATTATTACTTCAGCGGAATTTGTGGAAGTAAACCCAATATTAGATGAAAAAAATAAAACAGCCTCTGTTGCTGTCGGGTTAATGGGTTCATTATTCGGTGAAAAACTTTTATAA
- a CDS encoding aspartyl-phosphate phosphatase Spo0E family protein, with translation MSAEFRDLMKEIENCRDKMVQLASETSLSNHQVIETSKRLDHLLNQLLHKR, from the coding sequence ATGAGTGCGGAATTTCGCGATTTAATGAAGGAAATTGAAAATTGCCGAGACAAAATGGTTCAATTAGCATCAGAAACTTCATTAAGCAATCATCAGGTAATCGAAACAAGTAAGAGACTGGATCATTTATTAAATCAATTACTACATAAAAGATAG
- the sigW gene encoding RNA polymerase sigma factor SigW, which translates to MEAIVKKRIKQVIKGDQDAYGEIVEIYKNSVYQLCFRMLGNRHEAEDMAQEAFIRAYVNIRSFNQDLKFSTWLFRIATNLCIDRMRKKKPDHYLDAEVAGTEGLTMYSQVPSNTPLPESEVESLELHETVQKEILKLPEKYRSPIVLKYIEEMSLNEISEILDLPLGTVKTRIHRGREALRQQLRYV; encoded by the coding sequence ATGGAAGCTATTGTAAAAAAGAGAATAAAGCAAGTCATCAAAGGTGATCAGGATGCCTATGGTGAAATCGTTGAAATATATAAAAATAGTGTTTATCAGCTATGTTTTAGAATGCTCGGAAATCGCCACGAAGCAGAGGACATGGCGCAGGAGGCATTTATCCGTGCGTATGTGAATATCCGCTCGTTTAACCAGGATTTGAAATTTTCCACATGGCTTTTTCGGATTGCCACCAATCTTTGTATTGATCGAATGCGAAAAAAGAAACCCGATCATTATTTAGATGCAGAGGTAGCTGGAACAGAAGGATTAACCATGTATTCACAGGTTCCTTCCAACACACCGCTTCCGGAGTCGGAGGTAGAGAGTTTAGAACTGCATGAGACGGTGCAGAAGGAAATTTTAAAGCTGCCGGAAAAATACCGGTCTCCCATTGTATTAAAATACATTGAAGAGATGTCCTTAAATGAAATAAGTGAAATTCTTGACTTGCCTCTCGGAACTGTAAAAACAAGAATTCACCGCGGCCGTGAAGCATTAAGACAACAATTACGATATGTGTGA
- the rsiW gene encoding anti-sigma-W factor RsiW, which produces MCPEQIIELMHEYLDEEIEPEKERILREHLQSCKECEEIFNELKKTIAFVESLSHMQAPADFTANVLARLPKEKKKVSMQRWLRNHPMLAAASVFIILMVGSLFSTWSQDREFSVSKQENLVVKNNTVIVPKGETVKGDVVVRNGKLKIEGEVQGDVTVINGEKYLASAGHVTGQIEEVNEVFDWIWYHMKKTAQEVIDIFDQPETQ; this is translated from the coding sequence ATGTGTCCAGAACAGATCATCGAACTAATGCACGAATACCTAGACGAAGAAATTGAGCCTGAAAAGGAACGAATTTTACGGGAACACCTCCAAAGCTGTAAAGAATGTGAAGAGATTTTTAATGAATTAAAAAAGACGATTGCCTTTGTCGAAAGTCTATCACATATGCAGGCTCCCGCAGATTTTACAGCCAATGTATTGGCGCGACTGCCGAAAGAAAAGAAAAAAGTTTCGATGCAGCGCTGGTTAAGAAACCATCCAATGCTAGCGGCTGCCTCTGTTTTCATAATATTAATGGTGGGAAGTTTGTTTTCCACCTGGAGTCAAGACCGTGAATTTTCTGTATCAAAGCAAGAGAATTTAGTCGTCAAAAATAATACTGTCATTGTTCCCAAGGGGGAAACGGTCAAAGGGGATGTGGTCGTTCGCAATGGGAAATTGAAAATAGAAGGTGAAGTCCAAGGGGATGTAACAGTCATTAATGGGGAAAAGTACCTTGCCTCAGCCGGTCACGTCACAGGACAAATTGAAGAAGTAAATGAAGTCTTTGACTGGATTTGGTATCATATGAAAAAGACAGCGCAAGAGGTCATTGATATCTTTGACCAGCCGGAAACCCAATAA